A region from the Benincasa hispida cultivar B227 chromosome 10, ASM972705v1, whole genome shotgun sequence genome encodes:
- the LOC120088813 gene encoding F-box/LRR-repeat protein 3-like isoform X1, with protein MFSNFESTPSLKKKLKTTEMNNPFSGPFDHLTEEIIFAILDHLHDDPFSRKSFSLVCKSFYAAESLHRKSLRPLRSDLIRTISPRYPSISKLDLSLCSHVEDSFLISVSSAWKTTLRSIDLSRSRSFSNVGLSNLVTNCTGLVEINLSNGVALTDSALKVLAEAKNLEKLWLSRCKSITDMGIGCVAVGCRKLKLLCLNWCLHITDLGVGLIATKCKELRSLDLSFLPITEKCLPSILQLQHLEELVLEECHGIDDEGLEALKRNCKRNSLKILNLSRCQSISHSGLSSLINGSEDLQKLNLSYGSSITTDMAKCLHNISGLQSIKLDCCSLTTSGVKAIANWRASLQELSLSKCTGVTDECLSIIVQKHKQLRKLDITCCRKITYASINWITSSCSSLVSLKMESCSLVPSEAYVLIGERCPYLEELDVTDNEIDNEGLKSISKCSRLSVLKLGICVNINDDGLLHIASGCPKIKELDLYRLTGITDRGIAATAGGCPALEMINIAYNDKITDSSLISLSKCSRLKALEIRGCCCISSVGLSAIAMGCKQLTVLDIKKCVNVNDDGMLPLAQFSHNLKQINLSYCSVTDVGLLSLASINCLRNVTILHLAGLTPDGLTAALLVCGGLRKVKLHLSFKSLLPPSFRKYMETRGCVLYWRDKAFQVDRADKDWNLHSGKSFGGST; from the exons ATGTTCTCCAACTTCGAATCTACCCCATCTCTGAAAAAGAAGCTCAAAACGACTGAAATGAACAACCCATTTTCCGGCCCCTTTGATCATCTCACAGAGGAGATCATCTTCGCGATTCTCGACCATCTTCACGACGACCCCTTTTCTAGAAAATCCTTCTCTCTCGTCTGCAAGTCCTTCTACGCCGCCGAATCGCTCCACCGGAAATCTCTAAGGCCACTGCGCTCTGACTTGATTCGAACGATATCCCCTCGTTACCCTTCCATTTCGAAACTTGACCTTTCCCTTTGCTCACATGTGGAGGATTCTTTTCTGATTTCAGTATCGAGTGCTTGGAAAACGACGCTGCGTTCCATCGATCTGTCCCGGTCTAGGTCGTTTTCGAATGTGGGGTTGTCGAATTTGGTTACGAATTGTACTGGGTTGGTCGAAATTAACTTGTCGAATGGGGTGGCACTGACGGACTCAGCGTTGAAGGTCTTAGCGGAGGCCAAAAACTTGGAGAAACTGTGGTTGTCGAGGTGTAAATCGATTACGGATATGGGGATTGGTTGTGTAGCTGTTGGATGTAGAAAGTTGAAACTCTTGTGTTTGAATTGGTGTCTGCATATTACTGATTTGGGTGTTGGTTTGATTGCAACCAAGTGCAAGGAGCTGAGGAGTTTGGATCTTTCTTTCTTGCCG ATCACTGAGAAATGTCTTCCATCAATTCTTCAATTGCAACATCTTGAAGAGCTGGTTCTCGAGGAATGCCATGGAATTGATGATGAAGGCCTTGAAGCTCTAAAACGTAACTGCAAGAGAAACTCATTGAAG ATTCTTAATCTGTCTCGCTGTCAAAGTATCAGTCATTCTGGTTTGTCTTCTTTGATTAATGGCTCTGAAGACCTTCAAAAGCTCAACTTATCATATGGCTCTTCA ATCACAACGGATATGGCAAAATGTTTGCATAATATTTCTGGTTTGCAATCAATAAAATTGGACTGTTGTTCACTTACAACTTCTGGGGTAAAAGCCATTGCAAATTGGCGTGCATCACTTCAGGAGCTGAGCTTGAGCAAGTGTACAGGCGTGACAGATGAGTGTCTCTCCATCATTGTGCAAAAACACAAGCAGTTGAGGAAATTAGACATCACGTGCTGCCGCAAGATAACTTATGCATCCATTAACTGGATTACGAGTTCGTGTTCTTCCCTTGTTTCGCTTAAAATGGAATCCTGTAGCCTAGTTCCTAGCGAGGCTTATGTATTAATAGGAGAACGCTGTCCATACTTGGAGGAACTTGATGTCACTGACAACGAGATCGACAATGAAG GTTTGAAATCAATCTCCAAATGTTCGAGGCTTAGTGTTCTTAAGCTGGGAATTTGCGTGAATATAAATGATGATGGTCTATTGCACATCGCAAGTGGTTGTCCAAAAATTAAAGAGCTTGATTTATACAG GTTGACAGGAATAACCGACAGAGGCATTGCAGCAACTGCTGGGGGTTGTCCTGCTCTTGAGATGATAAACATTGCTTATAATGATAAAATTACAGATTCTTCATTAATATCCTTGTCAAAATGTTCGAGGTTAAAGGCACTTGAAATTCGAGGGTGTTGTTGCATTTCATCCGTTGGCCTCTCAGCTATAGCAATGGGATGTAAGCAACTTACTGTGCTTGATATAAAGAAATGTGTCAATGTAAATGATGACGGGATGCTTCCACTTGCCCAATTCTCTCACAACCTGAAGCAG ATAAACTTATCGTACTGTTCGGTTACAGATGTCGGTCTATTGTCTCTAGCCAGCATTAATTGCCTGAGAAACGTGACCATCTTGCATTTGGCTGGCTTGACTCCAGATGGCCTCACTGCTGCCCTGCTAGTTTGTGGTGGTCTAAGAAAGGTGAAGCTGCACTTGTCATTCAAATCCTTGCTTCCTCCATCGTTTCGAAAATACATGGAAACCCGTGGATGCGTATTGTACTGGAGGGACAAAGCATTCCAG GTTGACCGAGCCGATAAAGATTGGAATTTGCACAGTGGGAAAAGTTTCGGAGGTTCAACATAA
- the LOC120088813 gene encoding F-box/LRR-repeat protein 3-like isoform X2: MFSNFESTPSLKKKLKTTEMNNPFSGPFDHLTEEIIFAILDHLHDDPFSRKSFSLVCKSFYAAESLHRKSLRPLRSDLIRTISPRYPSISKLDLSLCSHVEDSFLISVSSAWKTTLRSIDLSRSRSFSNVGLSNLVTNCTGLVEINLSNGVALTDSALKVLAEAKNLEKLWLSRCKSITDMGIGCVAVGCRKLKLLCLNWCLHITDLGVGLIATKCKELRSLDLSFLPITEKCLPSILQLQHLEELVLEECHGIDDEGLEALKRNCKRNSLKILNLSRCQSISHSGLSSLINGSEDLQKLNLSYGSSITTDMAKCLHNISGLQSIKLDCCSLTTSGVKAIANWRASLQELSLSKCTGVTDECLSIIVQKHKQLRKLDITCCRKITYASINWITSSCSSLVSLKMESCSLVPSEAYVLIGERCPYLEELDVTDNEIDNEGLKSISKCSRLSVLKLGICVNINDDGLLHIASGCPKIKELDLYRLTGITDRGIAATAGGCPALEMINIAYNDKITDSSLISLSKCSRLKALEIRGCCCISSVGLSAIAMGCKQLTVLDIKKCVNVNDDGMLPLAQFSHNLKQINLSYCSVTDVGLLSLASINCLRNVTILHLAGLTPDGLTAALLVCGGLRKVKLHLSFKSLLPPSFRKYMETRGCVLYWRDKAFQ; this comes from the exons ATGTTCTCCAACTTCGAATCTACCCCATCTCTGAAAAAGAAGCTCAAAACGACTGAAATGAACAACCCATTTTCCGGCCCCTTTGATCATCTCACAGAGGAGATCATCTTCGCGATTCTCGACCATCTTCACGACGACCCCTTTTCTAGAAAATCCTTCTCTCTCGTCTGCAAGTCCTTCTACGCCGCCGAATCGCTCCACCGGAAATCTCTAAGGCCACTGCGCTCTGACTTGATTCGAACGATATCCCCTCGTTACCCTTCCATTTCGAAACTTGACCTTTCCCTTTGCTCACATGTGGAGGATTCTTTTCTGATTTCAGTATCGAGTGCTTGGAAAACGACGCTGCGTTCCATCGATCTGTCCCGGTCTAGGTCGTTTTCGAATGTGGGGTTGTCGAATTTGGTTACGAATTGTACTGGGTTGGTCGAAATTAACTTGTCGAATGGGGTGGCACTGACGGACTCAGCGTTGAAGGTCTTAGCGGAGGCCAAAAACTTGGAGAAACTGTGGTTGTCGAGGTGTAAATCGATTACGGATATGGGGATTGGTTGTGTAGCTGTTGGATGTAGAAAGTTGAAACTCTTGTGTTTGAATTGGTGTCTGCATATTACTGATTTGGGTGTTGGTTTGATTGCAACCAAGTGCAAGGAGCTGAGGAGTTTGGATCTTTCTTTCTTGCCG ATCACTGAGAAATGTCTTCCATCAATTCTTCAATTGCAACATCTTGAAGAGCTGGTTCTCGAGGAATGCCATGGAATTGATGATGAAGGCCTTGAAGCTCTAAAACGTAACTGCAAGAGAAACTCATTGAAG ATTCTTAATCTGTCTCGCTGTCAAAGTATCAGTCATTCTGGTTTGTCTTCTTTGATTAATGGCTCTGAAGACCTTCAAAAGCTCAACTTATCATATGGCTCTTCA ATCACAACGGATATGGCAAAATGTTTGCATAATATTTCTGGTTTGCAATCAATAAAATTGGACTGTTGTTCACTTACAACTTCTGGGGTAAAAGCCATTGCAAATTGGCGTGCATCACTTCAGGAGCTGAGCTTGAGCAAGTGTACAGGCGTGACAGATGAGTGTCTCTCCATCATTGTGCAAAAACACAAGCAGTTGAGGAAATTAGACATCACGTGCTGCCGCAAGATAACTTATGCATCCATTAACTGGATTACGAGTTCGTGTTCTTCCCTTGTTTCGCTTAAAATGGAATCCTGTAGCCTAGTTCCTAGCGAGGCTTATGTATTAATAGGAGAACGCTGTCCATACTTGGAGGAACTTGATGTCACTGACAACGAGATCGACAATGAAG GTTTGAAATCAATCTCCAAATGTTCGAGGCTTAGTGTTCTTAAGCTGGGAATTTGCGTGAATATAAATGATGATGGTCTATTGCACATCGCAAGTGGTTGTCCAAAAATTAAAGAGCTTGATTTATACAG GTTGACAGGAATAACCGACAGAGGCATTGCAGCAACTGCTGGGGGTTGTCCTGCTCTTGAGATGATAAACATTGCTTATAATGATAAAATTACAGATTCTTCATTAATATCCTTGTCAAAATGTTCGAGGTTAAAGGCACTTGAAATTCGAGGGTGTTGTTGCATTTCATCCGTTGGCCTCTCAGCTATAGCAATGGGATGTAAGCAACTTACTGTGCTTGATATAAAGAAATGTGTCAATGTAAATGATGACGGGATGCTTCCACTTGCCCAATTCTCTCACAACCTGAAGCAG ATAAACTTATCGTACTGTTCGGTTACAGATGTCGGTCTATTGTCTCTAGCCAGCATTAATTGCCTGAGAAACGTGACCATCTTGCATTTGGCTGGCTTGACTCCAGATGGCCTCACTGCTGCCCTGCTAGTTTGTGGTGGTCTAAGAAAGGTGAAGCTGCACTTGTCATTCAAATCCTTGCTTCCTCCATCGTTTCGAAAATACATGGAAACCCGTGGATGCGTATTGTACTGGAGGGACAAAGCATTCCAG TAG
- the LOC120089289 gene encoding peroxidase P7-like, which produces MASLRSLLLRFIVLSAALSHSHAQLTPNFYNKVCPKALSTIKSVVINAIRRERRMGASLLRLHFHDCFVNGCDGSVLLDDTATFTGEKTAFANINSIRGFEVVDEIKTRLDKACKGNVVSCADILAVAARDSVAILGGPNYKVLLGRRDARTASADVANRNLPPPFFSFSQLLSNFQSHGLDIKDLVVLSAGHTLGNARCTTFRTRIYNDTNIDPQFAAALQGICPQSGGDENLKGLDKSPNLFDTAYFKALLTNKGLLHSDQELFGGGNDDSDGLVKYYSRYPNAFRNDFGSSMIKMGNMNPLTGSDGEIRANCRFVN; this is translated from the exons ATGGCATCCCTTCGCTCTCTTTTGCTACGCTTTATTGTTTTATCAGCTGCCCTAAGCCATAGCCATGCACAGCTGACTCCAAACTTTTACAACAAAGTGTGCCCTAAGGCCTTGTCCACCATCAAATCCGTCGTCATTAATGCCATCAGACGCGAGCGTCGAATGGGAGCTTCACTCTTACGTCTCCATTTTCACGACTGCTTTGTCAAC GGTTGTGATGGGTCTGTGCTATTGGATGATACGGCTACTTTTACTGGAGAAAAGACTGCCTTTGCTAATATTAACTCGATTAGAGGATTTGAAGTCGTCGATGAGATTAAGACACGACTCGATAAAGCTTGCAAAGGCAACGTCGTGTCTTGTGCCGACATTTTAGCTGTTGCTGCTCGTGACTCCGTTGCAATC CTCGGAGGGCCAAACTACAAAGTTCTATTAGGAAGAAGAGACGCAAGAACAGCGAGTGCAGACGTTGCCAACCGAAATCTCCCTCCACCATTTTTCAGCTTCTCACAACTTCTATCCAACTTCCAATCTCATGGCCTCGACATCAAAGACCTTGTTGTCTTGTCGGCCGGCCACACTCTCGGGAACGCGCGGTGTACCACTTTCAGGACTAGGATATACAACGACACTAACATCGACCCACAATTCGCAGCGGCGTTGCAGGGAATCTGCCCACAGAGTGGTGGCGATGAGAATTTGAAGGGCCTTGACAAGTCTCCAAATTTATTTGACACTGCCTACTTCAAGGCTTTGTTGACAAACAAAGGCCTTCTACATTCCGACCAGGAACTGTTCGGCGGCGGCAACGACGACAGTGATGGTTTGGTGAAGTATTATAGCAGATATCCAAACGCCTTTAGAAATGATTTTGGTTCTTCCATGATCAAAATGGGGAATATGAACCCACTTACAGGAAGTGATGGAGAAATCAGAGCCAATTGTAGGTTTGTCAATTGA
- the LOC120087859 gene encoding biogenesis of lysosome-related organelles complex 1 subunit 1 — MNSSSGPSRPDLPVAPNRGKFQSETEGLTAEVGGLEASLLQMVNDHHYASLKLRENSEKAKKDAIQKAVRVSDLLFDAVNGGVQDSFVNQKLIELEIRALATTIARFTKQTDQWLAATHALNTAVKEIGDFENWIKTIDFDCKSITTAIHNIYQD; from the exons ATGAATTCTTCGTCGGGGCCGTCACGGCCGGACCTCCCCGTAGCGCCTAATCGCGGCAAGTTTCAATCGGAGACGGAGGGATTGACTGCTGAGGTTGGTGGATTGGAAGCTTCATTACTTCAGATGGTCAATGATCACCATTACGCTTCTCTCAAGCTCAGGGAAAACTCCG AGAAGGCGAAGAAAGATGCGATACAGAAGGCGGTTCGCGTTTCGGATCTTTTATTCGATGCCGTGAATGGTGGAGTTCAGGATTCTTTCGTCAATCAGAAGTTGATTGAGCTTGAAATTAGGGCTTTAGCGACTACGATTGCTCGATTTACGAAGCAGACCGATCAATGGCTCGCCGCCACTCACGCTTTGAACACTGCTGTTAAG gaaattGGAGATTTTGAGAACTGGATAAAGACCATCGATTTTGATTGTAAAAGCATCACTACGGCCATCCATAACATTTACCAAGACTGA